The Fimbriimonas ginsengisoli Gsoil 348 genome window below encodes:
- a CDS encoding type II toxin-antitoxin system RelE/ParE family toxin, producing the protein MASSKPPLKVTISPGARAELKAIYAYNAEHRSPVEADRWEDFLLEGIDQLTVNHPDGKIVQGFPGLQEVTLRRSNRGHGHVVIYRVDLEAQNIRILHIYHTRQDISGRLRREGNW; encoded by the coding sequence ATGGCAAGCAGCAAACCCCCGCTGAAAGTCACCATTTCGCCGGGCGCACGGGCTGAATTGAAGGCCATTTACGCCTATAACGCTGAGCATCGAAGTCCCGTCGAGGCAGACAGGTGGGAAGATTTCTTACTTGAGGGAATTGACCAACTCACAGTCAATCATCCTGACGGAAAGATAGTTCAAGGCTTTCCGGGCCTCCAAGAAGTCACCCTTCGGCGCAGTAACCGCGGCCACGGACACGTGGTCATTTACCGGGTCGATCTAGAAGCGCAGAACATCCGAATCCTACATATCTATCATACGCGACAAGATATTTCAGGCCGTCTTCGTAGGGAAGGCAACTGGTGA
- a CDS encoding GNAT family N-acetyltransferase: protein MHLRAATRDDVPAILDIYNEAILNSIGTADYDPVSLSARLSWYDGLVEGGYPILVCEEMGECLGYAALAPWVRRTGYRPTAENAVYVAPSARGRGVGHRLLEALIEAGRDAGFRSIIARIATDNEASLRLHRQFAFAEVGHLPQVFVKFDRWYDVVLLQLLL from the coding sequence ATGCACCTGCGCGCGGCGACTCGGGATGATGTTCCCGCGATCCTCGATATCTACAACGAGGCGATCCTGAATTCGATCGGCACCGCGGACTACGATCCGGTTTCCCTTAGTGCGCGGTTGAGCTGGTACGACGGCTTGGTCGAGGGCGGCTACCCGATTCTGGTTTGCGAGGAAATGGGCGAGTGCCTGGGTTACGCGGCCCTGGCGCCATGGGTACGGCGCACCGGATACCGTCCGACGGCGGAGAATGCCGTCTATGTGGCTCCCAGCGCAAGAGGGCGGGGAGTCGGGCATCGATTACTGGAAGCTCTCATCGAAGCCGGCCGAGATGCCGGGTTTCGAAGCATCATCGCGCGGATCGCCACCGACAACGAGGCAAGCTTACGACTGCACCGACAGTTCGCTTTCGCCGAAGTCGGCCACCTGCCTCAGGTCTTCGTGAAGTTCGACCGCTGGTATGACGTGGTGTTGCTGCAACTCCTCTTGTAA
- a CDS encoding class I SAM-dependent methyltransferase, whose amino-acid sequence MAHKSYLPEALEDYVLDTWNREPDILRRLREETAALPSAGYQIPPDQGQLMALLAKLVGAVNCLEVGVYTGYSALVVALALPDEGRLVACDVSEEYTSVARRYWKEANVDGKIELHLRPAIEMLDWLLAEGYAGTFDFAFIDADKSNYGAYFERTLELLRPNGVILIDNVLWHGRLIDDSEQDPDTVALRELNVALKNDERIDLALIPIGDGVTIARKR is encoded by the coding sequence ATGGCGCACAAGTCGTACTTGCCCGAGGCTCTCGAAGATTACGTTCTGGATACGTGGAACCGGGAACCGGACATTCTCCGCCGGCTTCGCGAAGAAACCGCGGCGTTGCCGAGCGCAGGATATCAAATCCCCCCGGACCAGGGTCAGTTGATGGCGCTGCTCGCCAAGCTCGTCGGGGCGGTCAATTGCCTGGAGGTCGGCGTCTACACGGGTTACTCCGCGCTCGTGGTGGCGCTCGCCCTACCGGACGAAGGACGTCTGGTCGCCTGCGACGTCAGCGAAGAGTACACGAGCGTGGCTCGCCGGTATTGGAAGGAAGCGAACGTCGACGGCAAGATCGAGCTCCATTTACGCCCTGCCATCGAGATGCTCGATTGGCTCTTGGCCGAAGGTTACGCCGGCACGTTCGACTTCGCGTTTATCGACGCCGACAAGTCTAACTACGGAGCCTATTTCGAGCGGACGCTCGAACTTCTACGCCCGAACGGAGTCATCTTGATCGACAACGTCTTGTGGCACGGACGCCTCATCGACGACTCCGAGCAGGACCCGGACACGGTTGCCCTACGCGAGCTGAACGTGGCTCTAAAGAACGACGAGAGAATCGATCTGGCCCTAATCCCCATCGGCGACGGCGTCACCATCGCCCGTAAACGATAA
- a CDS encoding DoxX family protein, protein MKLLLATRSDWALTLIRVSMGLVMFPHGAQKALGWFGGAGFSGTMELFTQKMGIPAPLAFMAIAAEFLGSLGLIFGGLTRVAAFGLLSTMLVAAFKVALPNGFFMNWFGNQKGEGLEFFILTFGLTLVSLVFGGGALSLDRWALRERKPSGSTAPIALAS, encoded by the coding sequence ATGAAGCTCCTCTTAGCGACCCGGTCGGACTGGGCGCTTACGTTGATTCGAGTCTCGATGGGACTCGTGATGTTTCCCCATGGAGCGCAGAAGGCTCTGGGCTGGTTCGGCGGAGCGGGCTTCTCCGGCACGATGGAGCTGTTTACGCAGAAGATGGGAATCCCGGCCCCGCTTGCCTTCATGGCGATCGCCGCCGAGTTCCTTGGCTCGCTCGGCCTCATCTTCGGAGGGTTAACCCGCGTCGCAGCGTTTGGGCTCCTCTCGACGATGCTGGTTGCGGCGTTCAAAGTTGCCCTCCCGAACGGATTCTTCATGAACTGGTTCGGGAATCAGAAGGGCGAGGGGCTGGAATTCTTCATCCTCACCTTCGGGCTGACCCTGGTTTCGCTCGTTTTCGGTGGCGGCGCGTTGTCGCTGGATCGGTGGGCGTTGAGGGAGCGGAAGCCGTCTGGTTCTACCGCTCCAATCGCATTAGCGAGCTAA
- a CDS encoding SnoaL-like domain-containing protein: protein MSVRSHVEELIGLVKQGALLDAFERFYAENVSMQENSYPASVGKDANREREKQFLASVKEVHEVDARFTIVEGNQAAIGWLLDFTNTDGVRLRMDQVAYQVWENGQIVSERFYYDTAGLAVKEEALV from the coding sequence ATGTCAGTTCGAAGTCACGTTGAAGAGTTGATCGGTCTGGTGAAGCAAGGAGCCCTGCTGGACGCCTTCGAGCGGTTCTATGCGGAGAACGTCAGCATGCAGGAAAACAGCTATCCGGCTTCGGTGGGAAAGGACGCTAACCGCGAGCGTGAAAAGCAGTTCCTTGCCAGCGTGAAGGAAGTGCACGAGGTAGATGCGAGATTTACGATCGTCGAGGGTAACCAGGCGGCGATCGGCTGGCTTCTCGATTTCACGAACACCGACGGAGTTCGTCTCCGCATGGACCAGGTCGCCTACCAAGTTTGGGAGAATGGACAGATCGTCAGTGAGCGGTTCTACTACGACACCGCCGGCCTGGCGGTAAAGGAAGAGGCGCTCGTATGA
- a CDS encoding MarR family winged helix-turn-helix transcriptional regulator: MDGELTSAQKEAWIAFFVAHGALSKKIDRDMVEAGVVPMDTYDILLTLEMAPEKRLRMSELADRALLSRSGITRLVDRLERDGLLGRQSCPSDRRACHAVITEKGLAERERAWPVYRKSIAQHFASHLTEDEALKVTEVFSRMHVGCPGKTKPEDTCGV; this comes from the coding sequence ATGGACGGCGAACTGACTTCAGCGCAGAAGGAAGCGTGGATTGCGTTCTTCGTGGCGCACGGAGCGCTCAGCAAGAAGATCGATCGCGATATGGTCGAGGCGGGCGTGGTCCCGATGGACACTTACGACATTCTCTTGACCCTGGAGATGGCGCCCGAGAAGCGACTCCGGATGTCCGAGTTGGCCGATCGCGCCCTGCTAAGCCGTAGCGGAATCACTCGTCTCGTAGACCGATTGGAGCGGGACGGGCTCCTCGGCAGGCAGAGCTGTCCCTCGGACCGTCGCGCCTGTCACGCCGTGATTACCGAGAAGGGTTTAGCCGAGCGGGAACGGGCCTGGCCGGTCTACCGAAAGTCGATCGCCCAACACTTCGCCAGCCACCTCACCGAGGACGAGGCGCTGAAGGTAACGGAGGTTTTCTCGAGGATGCATGTCGGCTGCCCAGGAAAAACCAAACCCGAAGACACCTGCGGCGTATAG
- the rpmH gene encoding 50S ribosomal protein L34 — protein MKRTYQPNKRHRSTTHGFRVRMRTTDGQNVLKRRRVKGRHKLSA, from the coding sequence ATGAAGCGCACCTATCAGCCTAACAAGCGCCACCGCAGCACCACGCACGGATTCCGTGTTCGTATGCGCACGACCGACGGTCAGAACGTCCTGAAGCGCCGACGCGTGAAAGGGCGCCACAAGCTGTCCGCCTGA
- the rnpA gene encoding ribonuclease P protein component produces MARISALPGTGLLGIATSKKIGGRPERNRARRRFREAVRIQADLAEPRLDFILIVGANGADVPFQRIQEEVRDLFRRAVERWADELESS; encoded by the coding sequence TTGGCCCGGATTTCGGCTCTCCCGGGCACTGGCCTTCTCGGTATCGCCACCTCGAAGAAGATTGGCGGACGCCCCGAGCGGAATCGGGCCAGGAGAAGGTTCCGAGAAGCAGTTCGGATCCAAGCCGATCTTGCGGAACCAAGACTCGATTTCATCCTCATCGTGGGCGCAAACGGAGCGGACGTTCCGTTTCAACGTATCCAAGAGGAGGTCCGGGATCTTTTCCGGCGAGCGGTCGAACGATGGGCAGACGAGTTGGAATCTTCTTAA
- the yidD gene encoding membrane protein insertion efficiency factor YidD, producing the protein MGRRVGIFLIRCYQRGFAWMPPTCRFTPSCSQYTLVAVERFGLIKGSWLGLRRICRCHPFHPGGHDPVPDIDCGIAQTLE; encoded by the coding sequence ATGGGCAGACGAGTTGGAATCTTCTTAATCCGTTGCTATCAGCGTGGATTTGCCTGGATGCCTCCGACTTGCCGATTTACGCCGAGTTGCAGCCAATACACCCTGGTTGCCGTAGAACGGTTCGGCCTAATAAAGGGATCATGGTTGGGATTGCGTCGGATCTGCCGATGCCATCCGTTTCACCCCGGAGGCCACGATCCGGTACCTGATATCGATTGTGGAATTGCCCAAACCCTGGAGTAA
- a CDS encoding YidC/Oxa1 family membrane protein insertase: MSKPAPQKPNFLSTLLLMTAIFFAIQFFFKPQQQASPQPVGDLYELMHKQNAGRLDVSIASTRHQYDSQIDENLKAKKITQAEADAKKVESAVLVADTQYKAGVHANDTNRMRLAFSTLSTYERQFLDKPIWNTEFAVSDSTDGAKFGYDKISGQELYAKVRDTIANRNRTELVWGAVPGYKLIDALVGLTGRVPGFSYAFAAFLLALLVRSIVFPLSQKQIMYGRQMSQLTPLVTEIKAQYKDDQLTQNQKVMELYKEYGVNPMAGCAPALLQMPLFLMVYQCMLHYQFTFEKGTFLWINAETSKATHGFVAANLGQGDTILTLIYGVTMLISTLLTPISDPSQVKQQRLMGIGITAVWTFMMLTGAFPVVSAFVLYWTFTNILATAQSLRAYRLPLPPLVKVNTMAGGAIPKSGVGGKWAAWFEEAQRQANEQQREKQNGSPSSNGNGKPKDGNGVTFLGTGETKTGTPAKHKPKKRK; encoded by the coding sequence ATGTCAAAACCCGCCCCGCAGAAACCGAACTTCCTGAGCACCCTGCTGCTCATGACCGCGATTTTCTTCGCGATCCAGTTCTTCTTTAAGCCTCAGCAACAAGCCTCGCCCCAGCCGGTCGGCGACTTGTACGAGCTGATGCACAAGCAGAACGCCGGACGTCTCGACGTTTCGATCGCCAGCACCCGCCATCAGTACGACAGCCAGATCGACGAAAACCTCAAGGCGAAGAAGATTACGCAGGCGGAGGCGGACGCCAAGAAGGTCGAGTCGGCGGTTTTGGTGGCGGATACCCAATACAAAGCGGGGGTCCACGCGAACGACACGAATCGAATGCGCTTGGCGTTTTCGACGCTTTCGACCTATGAGCGGCAATTCCTAGACAAGCCGATCTGGAACACCGAGTTCGCCGTCTCGGATTCGACCGATGGCGCAAAATTTGGATACGACAAGATCTCCGGCCAAGAGCTGTACGCCAAGGTTCGTGACACCATCGCGAACCGAAACCGGACCGAGCTGGTTTGGGGCGCGGTTCCCGGTTACAAGCTGATCGACGCTCTGGTAGGGCTCACCGGACGGGTACCGGGCTTCAGCTACGCTTTCGCCGCATTTCTGCTGGCGCTTCTCGTCCGTTCGATCGTCTTCCCGCTTTCGCAGAAGCAGATCATGTACGGGCGGCAGATGTCGCAGCTCACGCCGCTCGTCACCGAGATCAAGGCGCAGTACAAAGACGATCAGCTCACCCAGAACCAGAAGGTGATGGAGTTGTACAAGGAGTACGGGGTGAACCCGATGGCCGGGTGCGCGCCCGCGCTCCTGCAGATGCCCCTCTTCTTGATGGTTTACCAGTGCATGCTGCACTACCAATTCACGTTCGAGAAGGGAACTTTCCTCTGGATCAACGCCGAAACGAGCAAAGCGACCCACGGATTCGTCGCCGCGAACCTCGGCCAGGGCGACACGATTCTGACGCTCATCTACGGCGTCACGATGCTCATTTCGACCTTGCTGACCCCGATCTCCGATCCGAGTCAGGTGAAGCAGCAGCGACTGATGGGCATCGGCATCACAGCGGTGTGGACCTTCATGATGCTCACCGGCGCGTTCCCGGTGGTCTCCGCCTTCGTCCTCTACTGGACGTTCACGAATATCCTTGCGACCGCCCAATCTCTCCGAGCCTATCGGCTGCCGTTGCCCCCACTGGTCAAGGTGAACACCATGGCGGGCGGCGCGATCCCCAAGAGCGGGGTCGGCGGAAAGTGGGCCGCCTGGTTCGAAGAAGCCCAGCGGCAAGCGAACGAGCAGCAGCGAGAAAAGCAGAATGGCTCCCCGAGCAGCAACGGTAACGGCAAGCCGAAAGACGGCAACGGCGTAACCTTCCTCGGCACGGGCGAGACCAAAACCGGCACCCCCGCCAAGCACAAACCGAAGAAGCGGAAATAA